Part of the Desulfobaccales bacterium genome is shown below.
TTGTAGATCTCCCGGCCCTCGGGGGTCTCCAGGTTCAGGGTGATGGAGTAAGCGTTGCGGAACTCATGGAGAAAATCCAGGCCGCAGGGCTCGCCGGTGACATTGTCCTTCAGCATATACTCTTCCCGGCCGAAGGGAGTGAGCTGGCGCAGCGGGTCACCGGTGGGGGGCTCGATGTGGATGGCCTCGGCACCCTGTTCGCTCAACAGGCTGGTGGCGAACATGCGGCTGATGTGCCAGATGCCGTTGCACAGCACCCTGAGGCCCTGGAGGGCTTCCGGCTTTTCGAAAACGTAGTCCAGGCGCAGGTTGTCTTCCAGAAATTTCCCGAATTCCCCCGCCTTCCGTTTCTCATAGACCTTCATGCATTCTTCGGGGGAAGGCGGCGGGGTGACGGGCCAGGGACGGACGTCCGGCCCCATCAACGGCAGGGTGTCAGCCCGACTGTTGATTTCGATTTCCCTTCTTTCTTTCGCCATGTTTCGGCCTCCCATTCAGCAAGTGGTTCGTCCAGGAGTGATGCAGGAGATGCCTACGGTTACGGCACGAAAGGCTGGCGGCCACGAAGCTCACATCAGCCTTCCCGGTTGAAGGTTGTCTGCCGGCGTCCCGTCTCCGGGCCGTCCGGAGCGGGGGGAAAACGCCTTGCTTCACCTCCTTTCGCCCGAGTTAGTGAGGATGATCGATGTGCGAGGTCGGGGTGGAAAGCCCGAGGCCCCACCGTCGGGCCTTCCTGCCCTCCCTCTTCCGTTACAAAATCCCTGCCAGGTGTCTCAGGCCTCCGGCCCGCCGGAGATTTTCCTTAAGAATTTCTGCCCTCTGGCCGATTAATATTTTTTGTCACCCGTCCCAGGTGAGGAAGGCGCCCTGAAGAGAGTGTCCAAAAAACCTGCTTCTACAAAGCCACAAATAATTTTTTTCCCTTATATCAAGTGATTGCCTTCTGTCCAGATTCGGACCCCTCCGCCGGACCCTGGGACAGACCGTAGCGCCGGATCTTGCTGTACAGGGTGCTGCGGCTCACCCGCAGGCGCCGGGCCGCCTCATGCTTGTTCCAGGAGGATTCCTTGAGCACCCGCAAGATCAGGCGGCGTTCCGTCTCCGCCAGGGAGGTGGAGACCGCCTCCTCCCCCTCCTCCTTGAGGAAGCGGGGCAGGTGGCGGCGGCGGATGATCTCCCCCTGGGCCAGGATCACCGCATGGCTGATGGCGTTCTCCAGCTGGCGGACGTTTCCCGGCCAGTCGAAGTCCATCAGGGCCTGCATGGCGTCCGGCGAGAACTTGCTGATCTTTTTGCCTTCCTTCAGGTTGTATTTGTTGAGGAAGTGCTGGCAGAGCAGGGGGATGTCCTCTTTGCGCTCCCTTAAGGGCGGCAGGTGGATGGTGATGACGTTGAGGCGGTAGTAGAGGTCGTCCCGGAAGCGACCCTGCTGGGCCTCCCGGTAAAGGTCCTTGTTGGTCGCCGCCAGCACCCGCACATCCGCCTCAATGGTCACCTCGCCCCCCACCCGTTCAAAGCAGTGGTCCTGCAGGAAACGCAGGAGCAGCACCTGGGTGGCCGGGGGGATGTCGCCGATTTCATCCAGAAACAGGGTGCCGCCCTGGGCCAGCTCGAAGCGGCCCTTCTTGCGGCGGATGGCGCCGGTAAAGGCGCCCTTCTCGTGGCCGAAGAGCTCGCTCTCCAGCAGGGTGGGGGAGTAGGCGGAGCAGTTGGCCACCACAAAGGGCCCCCGGCTGCGCTTGCTCTGGCGGTGGATGGTGCGGGCCACCAGCTCCTTGCCGGTGCCGTTCTCCCCGGTGATGAGCACGGTGGCGTCGGTGCCGCTCACCAGATTGATGAGCTGGTAGACCTCCTGCATCTTCTTGCTCTGGCCGATGATCTCGCCGTAGCCGGTGACCTCCGGCAGCCCGGCCTCGGGGAACATCTCCCGCCCCTTTTGGCGGAGGAGATAGCGGAGGTAACAGCCCACCTGGGCGAAGCAGGCGTGGCAGAAGTGCAGGTCCTCTCGGGTGAAACTCTGGTGGTGATGAAAACCCAGCAAAAAGAGGCCCAGGGACTCCTGGTGCGCCAGGATGGGCATGGCCAGCCAGCTCGGGTAGATGCCGGAGAAGAGCTTGAAATACGGGGGCAGTTCCGGGTCGGCAAAGGTGATGACCTGAGGGGTCAGCAGGGCGCTGAGGCGGCGCAGGAAGTCCCCCAGGAGCCCTGCCTGTTCCAGGCGGCGCACCACCCGGCGCTGGGCGTCCTGCAGGCCGGCGGCGCACTCCTCCAACGGCAGCAACCGCTGCTCGCTCTCCAGGAGAAAGAAGATGGGTTCTGCCCCCGGGAAGGCCTCCAGCATGAGCCCGTGAAGGAACTGGAGGAGCTCCGGGGCTGAGCGTTTGGCGGTGCGCTCCCGGGCGATGTCGAAGAGTTTTTCCAGCTGCACCTGGGTCTTTTGCAGTTCCCGGGAGCGGAAGGCCAGGGCCTCCTCCATCTTGCGCCGGTCGGTGACGTCCCGCTCCAGGCAGATGACCAGGTCCACCTCCCCATCCTGGCCGAAGTGAGGATAGGCGGCGATCTGGTAGGTGCGCAACTGGCCCTGGCTGTTGACAAAATTTTTATCCACCAGGACCTGCCGCTTCTGCCGGGCACTCTCCTGCACCGGGCAGAACAGGCCGGAGTCCTGGCAGGGCCCCTGGCGGTGGTGCAAGACCTCGTAACAGGGGCGCTGGGAGATATTCTCCCGGTTCTGGCCGATGCGGCTCAGGAAGGAGTGGTTGGCCAGGATGATGCGGCAGCTCCGGGGGTCGATGGCCAGGAGATTGTCGGTGATGCTGTTGATGATGGTCTCCAGGAACTCGCCCGTCTCCCTGAGTTCCCGCTCCACCCGCTTTTGTTCGGAGATGTCGGTGAAGATGGCCACTGAGCCGAGAAAACGGCCCTCCGCCATGATGGGCGCGGCGGAGACCATGGTGGGCACCACCCGGCCCTCCTGATGCTGCAGGCTCATTTCGTAGAGGTCCGAGAGGCCACGGCGCCGCCGCTCCAGTTTGGCGCTGAGGAGCTCATGGTGGTCGGGGACCACCACCTCGAAAAGAGAACGGCCCGTGAGCTGGGAGGCCTCCCACCCCAAAAGCCGGGCAAATCCCTGGTTGACAAAAACGATGGTGCCGTTGGCATCCACCAGGCAGATGCCGTCCCGGGCCACTTCCACCATGGTCCGGAAGGGCTCCGGGGAAATGCAGGGGACCGGGGTCTCCAGGCCGAGGGCCGGGAGCGGAGCTGCTGCGGGAAACAGGGTGGTGGAGGTGCCTTTTTCCGCTTCCTGGGCCATCCGCCGCTCCTTTGGGAGGTCAAGGGGATGTGAGCCTACCTTCGGATCAGGACAGGTCCCGGGAGTCATTCAGGGTGGCGGGAAGGTGATCTCAGGCTTCATGGACAGACCGTAGTTCCATTTAAGGGGCTTCCAGAAGCCCTGTCAAGCCAATAAGGAAAAGGGCGGAATTTTTCTGGGTCGGATATTGGACGGTTATGGATAAGAATTTGAACCGGCCGCCCTTCGGGCCCAGGGCGGCCGGTCAGCGGGAAAAAGGCTTAGGTGAAGAGGCAGATCTTGGCATCCTTGGCGTATTTGAGGAACTCCTCCGCTGTCCAGATCGGGACCCCCTCCAACATCTCCTCCTCCTTGATCTCCATCATGTCGATGGTCATGCGGCAGGCGATGAGCTCCACCCCTTCCAGCTGGGCCATCTCCATGAGATCCGGGAGCGCCGGGATCTGGGCCTTTTCCGCCTTCTTCTTCATCATGGCGGTGGCCAGGGTGGCCATGCCCGGCACCGCGCCCATGGGCCCTGGGGGGATGAATTTGGCCTTCTCGATGCCCCCTTTCTTCACCAGGTTCACGCCCATGAAGGTGTAAAAGACCTTGGCCTCCATCCCCAAACGGGCGGCGTTGATGCCCAGGATGAGGGAAGGGTAAGCCCCATCCAGGGTGTCCCGGGAACAGATGAAACAGGCTTTCTCTTTCTCGGTGCCCATTGGTCCTCCTGTGACCCTGTCGGTCAAGCGCTACAAAAATTTGGTGAGGAGACCCACCGTCTCCCGCAGCTTCTCCTTGAGGAGACGGGGGTCAGGCTCAGTTTCCCACTCCTTCTGGCATTGCTCCAGATAGTGCTCCAGCACCCGCCGGGCCACGGCCGCCAGCGCTGCCTGCACCGCCCGCACCTGGGTGAGGACGGCCTCGCACTCCCGCCCGTGCTGGATCATGTCCTGCAGGCCCCGCACCTGGCCTTCGATGCGCCGCAGGCGGGCGAGGAGGTCCCGCAGGGACCGGTCCGGGGGGTCTGGAACAGTGGCCATGGGGAATAATCTCCCTGAGCAAATTTGCAGAGCTCTGCAGCTCCGCCGTCCCCTTCCTCAAGAAAGATGAGGCAGGAAGGTTTTATTTATACTATACCATGGTATGGTATCTGTCAAGAGCAGAATGTAAGTTTCCGCCTTTCCCTGCCGGAAGGCGTCCCCTGCAAGCTACTTCTTTTTCAGTTGCTCCGCCACCGATTGAATGGCCGCCTGGACCTTCTCCGGATCCCCCAGATAACGGCGGGTCAGGGGTCTGAGGTCCGCATCCAGCTCATAGAGCAGGGGGATGCCGGTGGGGATGTTCAGGCCCACGATGTCCTCATCGGAGATGTTGTCCAGGTATTTCACCAGGGCCCGGAGAGAATTGCCGTGGGCGACAATGATGACCCGGGCCCCGGATTTTATGGCGGGGGCCAGGGTGTCGTGCCAGTAGGGGAGGAAGCGGGCCACCACATCCTTGAGACACTCAGTGGAAGGGAGTTCTCTCGCCGGCACATCCCGGTAGCGGGGGTCCCGGGCCGGGTGCCGGGGATCATCGGGGCTGAGCGGCGGCGGGGGCACATCATAGCTGCGCCGCCAGATCTGCACCTGCTCCAGCCCGTGGCGCTCCACCGTCTCCACCTTGTTCAGCCCCTGGAGCGCCCCGTAGTGGCGCTCATTGAGGCGCCAGCTGTGGTGGACGGGGATCCACATGAGGTCCATCTCTTCCAGCACCAGCCACAGGGTCTTGATGGCCCGCTTCAACATGCTGGTGTAGGCCACATCAAAGACAAAGCCCTCCTGGGCCAGCACCCGGCCGGCCTCCAGGGCCTCCTCCACCCCCTTCTCCGACAGGCCCACGTCGATCCAGCCGGTGAAGCGGTTCTCCTTGTTCCAGATGCTCTCGCCATGGCGCAGCAGTAAGAGTTTATACATGTTTCCTTCACCTCTCCCGGCCTCCTGGAAGCGCGCCTCCCGGGGCCTGGTCATCGTTCCGGCTGAGGGAAGAGGGGCTCAGGGATCGGGGTTCCCGCCCCATCCCCCTCCTCTCTCTCCCCATCCCTGATGGGCGGTCAGGGGGTGAGGGAAGGGGAGGGGAGCCACCGCCTCTCCAGCCCTCACGTGTCTCACTTTAAAATTTCCGTCAATTGTGCCAACCGGGCCATCTCCGTCTCCCTCAGGGTCTCCCCCTCGCCCCTGAGGAGCAGGTCCAGGATGGCCTCCAGCCGCAGCGCCGCCGCCTCATGGGGCAAAAGGACATAGTCCGCCCCGGCCTGGTAGAGCTTCAGGGCCTGGAAGGCGCTGTGGGCGCTGACGATGATCTTGGCCTGGGGGGCCAACGGCCGCACCGCGTTGATGATCTTCAGGTTGTCGGTGCCCACCAGGATGTCGTCGGTGATGGTGCTGAGAATGAAGCGGGCGTGCTCCAGGCCGGCGTGGTGCAAGGTCTGGAGATTGCTGATATCCCCATAGACCACCTGCACCCCCCGGGCCCGCAGGCCCCGATAGACCTCGGGATTGAAGTCCACCACCACCAGGTGCTGCAAAAGCTCCGGGCGGGTGCGCTCCAGGTGGGCCACCAAAGCGCTGGCCACCCGGAAAAACCCGAGGACCGCGATATCTTTATGCTCCGGGGCCGCCTCCTCCCGGCGTTCCTCTCTCAGGGGCCTGAAGCCCAGCCTCTCCGCCCCCCGGCTCAAGACCGCCTGCAGGGAGTGACTGCCTTTGATCATGTAGGTGGAGGCGATGGAGGTTATCACGAAAATAAAGATGATGAGGGTGAGGGTGTCGGAGCCGATGTGGCCGTATTCCGCTTTGGCCCCCATCACCGCGATGACCAGGGAAAATTCACTGAGCTGGGAGAGATTGATGGAAGTGAGCAGGCTCACCCGGTTGCCGTTGCCGAGCCAATAAAGCAGCGGGAAGACGGTGAGGAAACGGGTGAGCATGAGAAACCCGGCCAACAGCAGGGCCAAGGCAAAGAGGCCGGGCTTAAGGAGCGGGTTGGGGATCACCATCCCTAAGGCCACAAAAAACAGGGTGATGAAAAAGTCCCGGATATTGATGATTTTGCCGATGATATCCAGGTTGTAAGGGAAGGTGGAGATGGCCACACCGGCGATGAGCGCTCCCATTTCCATGGAGAGGCCCAGATAGTTGGCCAGGCCCGCCATGAAGAAGCACCACCCGAGGGAGGCCACCAGCACCAGCTCCGGCAATTTGGCGATGCGCTGGAAGATGAACCCCAGGCCGTATTTGCTGAGGAGCAGGCTCACGGCCACCAACAGCCCGCCCTTGGCGAAGGACAACAGGATGATGCCCACCTGGGGCTGGGAGAGATTAGGCTGCAGCCCCAAGAGCACAATGGCCCATAGGTCCTGGAAGATGAGGATTCCCACAGTGAGGCGGCCGGCCAGGGTGTCCAGCTCAAATTTTTCATACAGGAGCTTCACCACGATGGTGGTGCTGCTCAGACCCAGGCAGGCGGCCAGATAGAGAAGGTCATAGGGGCCGCCGCTGATGGGCACCCCCAGGATGCGATACTCCCCGGCGGCCTTAAGGGAAAAGCCCAAAAGCAGAAGAAAGCCGAAGGCCAAAGAGACGCAGAGGATAAACTGCAGGACCCCGGTGACGATGAGGGATTTGCCGGACTCCCGGATCTTTTTCAGGTCCAGCTCCAGCCCGATCATGAAGAGGAGGAGGATGAGGCCAATCTCGGCGATGGTCTCGATGTCGCTCTTGTTCCGGACCCAGGCAAAGCCGATCTGCGGGCCGATGATCACGCCGCCGACGATGTAGGCCAAAATCAGGGGCTGCTTGAGGAGGACGGCCAGGCAGCCCACCAGAGTGGCCACCAGGATGCTGATGCTGATGCTGGCCAAAAGCGTATGGCCGGCTTCCGCCGCCTGGGCCGGGTCAGGGGAGAGGATCAGGAACAATCCCAGCAGCGGCAGCAGGAGAACGGGCGGGAGGCCCACAGGGTGAGTGGGCAGGTCGGCGCCAACGACGCTCCGGGGGTGGGGGAGGGGGACCATGAGCTCCTTATTCGGGCCGGGCATTGACGGCCGGGCAAGGCCCGGCGCTGCCATTATATCAGAGCCGCGAGGGCGGAACAATTGCAGTCTTTGCCGGTTGACGGCCCCCCGGGCCCCGGCTGGACTTAGGGGCCCGATCACGGTATATAGGGGGTGAGAACCATGGCTGCCTTCACCTTTGTGCACTGCGCCGACCTGCATCTGGACGCCCCCTTCGAGGGTTTGGCGGGGACGGCCCCGCCCGGGATCCGGCAAGCCCTCCGGCAGGCCACCTTCCGGGCCTTTGACCGGGTAATCTCCCTGGCGCTGGCGGAGCAGGCCGCTTTCTTGGTGGTTGCCGGGGATGTCTATGACAGCGCCCACCACAGCCTCTATGCCCAGATCCGCTTCAAGGAGGCCCTGACCCGGGCGGTGGCGGCGGGGGTGGAGGTCTTTGTGGCCCACGGCAATCATGACCCCCTCTCCGCCTGGGAGGCGAAACTGCGGCTGCCTGAAGGGGTGCACCGCTTCGGGGGCGACGCCGTGGAATGCCGCACCGTGCGGCGCCACGGGGCTGAAGTGGCCCGGATCTGTGGCATCAGCTTCCCGGTGCGGGAGGTGCGGGAGAACCTGGCGGCCCGCTTCCCTCGGCGGGAGCCCGGCCCCTTCACGGTGGGGGTGCTGCATGCCAATGTGGGGGGCAACCCGGCCCATGACAATTACGCCCCCTGTACCCTGACGGATCTGGAGGCCTGTGGGGTGGATTATTTCGCCCTGGGCCATGTGCATGCGCCCCAGATATTGCGCCAGGAGGCTCCCTGCGTGGTCTATGCCGGCACCACCCAGGGCCGCAGCATCCGGGAGACCGGCTCCCGGGGCTGCTATGTGGTGCGGGTGGAGGAATCAGGCCAGATCCGGCCGCAGTTCGTGCCCACCGATACCGTGCGCTGGTTTCTCGAGACCGTGGAGATTGAGGATTTGCCCACGCTGGATGACCTCCTGGAGGAAATGCAGGCCCGGCGAGAGGAACTGCGCCGTCAGGCCGAGGGGCGGGGGGTGATCTGGCGCCTCCTCGTGACCGGCCGGGGGGAGCTGCACGACCGCCTGGCCGTTCTCGACCCGGACCGTGAACTGGCCGAGCCTCTGCGGGAAGGGGAGGGGGAGCGCCCCGATTTCGTCTGGCTGGAATCCGTCACCCTGGATACCCGCCCCGCGCTGGACCTGGAGCAGCGCCGGCAGTTGCCCGACTTCCTGGGGGAGGTCCTGCGGGTGGCGGAGAGGCTGAGGAGCCCGGATTTCCCCCGGGAGCTCCTGGAGGTGCTGCGGAGCAGAGGGGAATTCCGCCACCTGGCCGCCGCGGTGCATGACTGGACCTCAGAGGACTGGCGGGCGGTGCTCTCGGCTGCCGAGTATCAGGCGGTGGATCTGTTGCTCCGGGAGGAGGAGCTCTAGCCGGCTTCACCCGGAAGGTCATCATGCACATCGAGGCTTTCCACATTGACGGCTTCGGGATTTACCACGATACGGGGCTTACCGGCCTGCCGCCGGGCCTGTTGCTCCTGACTGGGGAGAATGAAAGCGGCAAGACCACCCTCCTGGAATTTTTCCGGTTCATGTTTTTCGGTCCCGAGCGCCGTTCCGCCGACCGCAACGATTATCAGCCCCTGGTGGGGAAGGAACGGGGTGGCCGGCTGGTCCTGATCAGCCGGGACGGTCGCCGCCTGGTGGTGGAACGCCGGGAAAAAAAGCTCATGGTGAGTGAGAACGGCAGCCCCCTGCCGCCGGATACCCTGGCCGCCCGCCTGGGGGGGGTGGACCGGGAGACCTTCCGGGCCATCTTTGCCGTGGACCTGAAGGACCTCCAGGGGCTGAGAGTGGTGGACAGCCAGCAGGTCCGCAGCCTGATCTTCGGCCCCGGGGGCGGGGCCGGCGCCGCGGCGGTGCCCCGGGTGCTGAAAAGTCTGGACCAGGAGCTGGGGGCCCTTCTCAAGCTCAGGAGCGGCGGACGGCTCAACGAGATTTCTTCCCGCCTGCAGGAGATCAGTCGGGAACTGCGGGAGCTGGAGAGCGAGGCCGCCCGGTTTGCCGAGCTGCAGGCCGCCCGGGAGACCCTGGAGGAGCGGCTCCAGGAGAGAAAAAGAGAGGCGCGCCGCCTGGAGGCCCGGCTGGCCCGCGTCCAGCAACTGACTCAGGCCCGGGAGCCGTGGGTGACTCTGGGGACTGCCCGGCAGCGCCTTGAAGAGCTTGCCGAGGTGGCCGACTTTCCCCCCGGAGGCCTGGCGGAGCGGCAGCGCCTGAAACACGCGGCGGCGGAGCTGCAGGAGGAAAAGGAGCAGCTGCAGGCCGAAGCGGACCTGCTGGCCCGGGAGCTGGAGGGAATCTCCCCGGATGCCGGCCTTCTGGCCCAGCGTCAGGAGATTGAGACCCTCTTGGCCGAAGAGAAGCGGTTTGAGGAGGTTTTAGCCCGGGAGCCGGAAGAGCGCCGCGCCCTGGAGCAGGCCCAGGCGGATGTCCAGCGGCGGCTCCTGGAGCTGGGCCCCGAGTGGGATGAAAGCCGCCTCGCCCGCCTGAATACCTCCCTCACCCTGCGCCACGAGGTGCTGGAGTTCGGCCGACGTCTGACGGCAGCAGAGCATAGGCATGAGGACCTCCTGAGCCGGGAACGCACCTGGGCGGAGTCGGCGGACGCGGCGGAGCGGGAGGCGCAGGCCGCCCAGGCCCGGCTGGAGGCCACCCCCCAGCCGCGGGAGGACCTGGCGGTGCTGCAGGGCCGCCGCACTCTCCTTAGGCGCCTCATCCCGCTTCTGGGCCGGCGGGATCTGACGACCGTCCGGCTGGAGGAGCGCCGCCGCACGGTCGCCGACCTGAAGGCCCGCCTGGACCGCCTGGATGAGCCGCCAGAGGGGCTCTCCCAGGCCATCCCCCGCTGGCTGGTGGCCCTCCCCGCCTTGCTGGCCGCCCCGGTATCCGGCGGGATAGCCCTGTGGCTGGGATATTTCCGCCCCGCCGGCGAGGTCTGGCTCTGGCTGCCGGTGGTGGGTCTCCTCCTTTTCGGGGGCCTGGTGAGCCTCGGTTTGGGGATCGGGCGCCGCCATCTCCGTCGCCGGGAAGCCCAGGCAGGGCAACGGCGGGAGGAGGAACGGCAGACGCTCCGGCAACGCCTTCACGGCGAGTCGGAAGAGACGGCCCGCCTGGAGGAGGAGGCGGCCCGCCTGAACGCGGAGGTGTCCGCCCTGGCCCGGGAGCTGGGGGAGGAGCCCCTGGCCGGAGCCGCCGAGGCGGAGGCGGCCCTGGCGGAGGTGGAAAAAGCCCTGGAGGACTGGCGCCTGTGGCAGGCCCGGGAACAGGAGTGCCTCACCGCCCAAGATCGCTTTGCAGCCGCTTATAAGCGCCGGCAGCAGGCCCGGGAGGAGAGAGAGAAAGCCCGGCAGGAGCTGGAGCAGATACGTGGGGAGTGGGCCATCTGGGTGCAGGACCATGGCTTCCCCGCCGCCATGCGGCCGGAGAACCTGGAAGTGGTCCTGCAGATGGTGGAGGCCGCCCGCACCGCCGTTGCCCAGAGAGATCGCGCCCGGGAGCAGCATCGCCGCACCCTGGAGGTGCTGACGGCGATCCGCTCTCGCCTGGCCCAGCTCCTCAACCGGCTGGGCCGGCAGCCCCAGGACCCGGAGCCCGGGGTTGCCGATCTGCGCCTCTTGCGGCGTCACCTGGAGGAAGCTGTCCAGCAGGCGCAGCGGCAGCAAGAACTGCGCGGCCGCTTGGCAGACCTGCAGATCCGGCTCTCACGCCTGGAGGAGCGAGAAAGCGCCCTCCAGGAGGAGGTGAGGGAGTTGTTCCGGCAGGCCGGGGCGGCGGACGAGGCCGACTTTGAACGCCGGGCGGCCCGCCATCAGGAGTGGCAGGAGTGGCGACAGCAATATGACCAGAGTCTCCTCAAGCTCACCACCATCGCCGGCGCCGAGTCCTTGCGGGAGGAGCTGGAGGCGGAACTGGCCGCCACGGATCCGGTGGCCCTGGCCCAAGAGGAGGGGGAGCTGGACCGGAGGCTGACCGAGCTCACGGAGACCATCTCTGAAGAGGAGCGGAAAGTGGGAAGCCTCACCCGGGAGCTGGAGCAGCTGGCTGCCGAGCGCCGCTTGGGGGAGCTTCTCCAGGAGCGGGCCGGTCTGGAGGAGCAGGCCGCCCGCCTCAGCCGCCGCTATGTCATCTTGGCCCTGAGCCGGCACCTCATCGAGGCCGCCCGCCAGGTCTATGAGCGGGAGCATCAGCCCCGGGTCATTGCCGAGGCCGATCGGTTTCTGAAGCTCATGACCCATAACCGCTACCGCCTCTTCGCCCCGGTGGGGGACGGGGGGGTGCGCCTGGAGGATGCCGCGCACCGTCACAAGGAGGAGGTGCAGTGGAGCGCCGGGTTGGCTGACCAGGTCTATCTGGCGGTGCGCCTGGGGATGGCCCGGGAATTTGGCCGCCACAGCGAGCCGCTGCCCCTGATCCTGGACGATGTGCTGGTGAAATTCGACCCCCGCCGGCGCCAGGGAGCTGCCCGGGTCATCCTGGAGTGCGCCCGGGAGCAGCAGGTGCTCTTCTTTTCCAATCATCCGGAAATGGTACAGATTTTCCGGGACGCGGCCCAGGAGCCGGCATTCCAGGGGGTTCCTCTGAGATACCTGCAGCTCGAAGCCGGAAGGCTGGCATGGGTTCACTGACGACGGCCTCTGAAAAAGCGGATATGGCCCGGTTGGCCCGGCTGTGCGGCATCACCTCCCGCTTCTGGGACAATCAGGGCCGACGCCACCAGACCAGGGATGCCACCCGGCGAGCCCTGTTGCGTGCCATGGGGGTGGAGTGGGAGAGTCCGGCCCAGATCCGGGAAGAAATCCAGAAACGTGAAGAGCTGCAGAACCGACTTCTGCCGCCGGTGGCGACGGTCTGGCTGACAACCGCCCCGCATCTGCCGCTGGCGGTGCGGCTGCCCGCTCCCGAGGTGCCTTCCGGCCTTCACATCGCCGGGGAGCTGGTGGCGGAGGATGGGAGCCGTCTGCCGGTGACCGGCCCCTTGACCTGGCCGGGGCGTCCTCGCTGGCACGAGACCCCCCACGGCTGGCGGGGTCTGGCCGTTTATAGGCTGCCGCCGGAGGTGATGCCGGGCCACTATGAGGTGCATCTGGAACTCACAGGCGCCGGTGGGCGGGAAATAGCCAAAAGCCGGCTCATCGTGGCGCCCCCGGGGGCTTTTCTGCCGGAGTGCCTGGCCGGCGGAGCCCGGCTGTACGGGCTCAACTTGCCCCTTTATGCCCTCAGGAGCCGGCATAACTGGGGGATCGGGGACTTCACCGACCTGGCGGACGCCATGGACTGGGCCAGGGAGCTGGGGGCCGCCTTTGTGGGCATCAACCCGCTGCATGCCGCCTTGCCCGGTCCGCTCTCCGATCCCAGCCCTTATTCCCCCGCCACCCGCCTGTTCACCAATTTCCTCTACCTAGACCTTAGGGCCGTGCCGGAAATGGCCCATTGCCCGGAGGCCCGGGACTATCTGGGCGGAACGGCAGGCCGGACCCTCTTGCGCCGCCTGCGGGCCGCCGCCATTCTCCCCTATCCGGAGGTCTATGCCGTCAAGCGGGATATTCTGCAGCGTCTGTACGAGGTCTTCCGGCAGGAGCATGGCGGGGAAATTCCCAAGAGCGCCCGGGGGCGGGAGTTTCAGGAGTTTTGCCGGCGGCGGGAC
Proteins encoded:
- a CDS encoding AAA family ATPase, which produces MHIEAFHIDGFGIYHDTGLTGLPPGLLLLTGENESGKTTLLEFFRFMFFGPERRSADRNDYQPLVGKERGGRLVLISRDGRRLVVERREKKLMVSENGSPLPPDTLAARLGGVDRETFRAIFAVDLKDLQGLRVVDSQQVRSLIFGPGGGAGAAAVPRVLKSLDQELGALLKLRSGGRLNEISSRLQEISRELRELESEAARFAELQAARETLEERLQERKREARRLEARLARVQQLTQAREPWVTLGTARQRLEELAEVADFPPGGLAERQRLKHAAAELQEEKEQLQAEADLLARELEGISPDAGLLAQRQEIETLLAEEKRFEEVLAREPEERRALEQAQADVQRRLLELGPEWDESRLARLNTSLTLRHEVLEFGRRLTAAEHRHEDLLSRERTWAESADAAEREAQAAQARLEATPQPREDLAVLQGRRTLLRRLIPLLGRRDLTTVRLEERRRTVADLKARLDRLDEPPEGLSQAIPRWLVALPALLAAPVSGGIALWLGYFRPAGEVWLWLPVVGLLLFGGLVSLGLGIGRRHLRRREAQAGQRREEERQTLRQRLHGESEETARLEEEAARLNAEVSALARELGEEPLAGAAEAEAALAEVEKALEDWRLWQAREQECLTAQDRFAAAYKRRQQAREEREKARQELEQIRGEWAIWVQDHGFPAAMRPENLEVVLQMVEAARTAVAQRDRAREQHRRTLEVLTAIRSRLAQLLNRLGRQPQDPEPGVADLRLLRRHLEEAVQQAQRQQELRGRLADLQIRLSRLEERESALQEEVRELFRQAGAADEADFERRAARHQEWQEWRQQYDQSLLKLTTIAGAESLREELEAELAATDPVALAQEEGELDRRLTELTETISEEERKVGSLTRELEQLAAERRLGELLQERAGLEEQAARLSRRYVILALSRHLIEAARQVYEREHQPRVIAEADRFLKLMTHNRYRLFAPVGDGGVRLEDAAHRHKEEVQWSAGLADQVYLAVRLGMAREFGRHSEPLPLILDDVLVKFDPRRRQGAARVILECAREQQVLFFSNHPEMVQIFRDAAQEPAFQGVPLRYLQLEAGRLAWVH